Proteins found in one Rhodobacteraceae bacterium D3-12 genomic segment:
- a CDS encoding cytochrome c — protein MRKLLKIVVVLALIGLAVFWFVTRPSRVDPDALAGLSGDAAKGEQVFWAAGCAACHAAPKAEGEARLVLAGGMAFASPFGTFFAPNISPDPEHGIGGWSLEALVNAMKHGTGPNGAHYYPAFPYTSYARAELADIADLHAFLATLPASDAANTPHDVGFPFNIRRSLGGWKFLFSRPEWVMDVSGDELERGRYLVEALGHCGECHTPRNALGGLDYSRWLQGAATPDGKGKVPALTPDALTWSAVDIAAYLGTGFTPDFDSAGGHMADVVLNLANLPKSDLAAIAAYLKAMPAADG, from the coding sequence ATGCGTAAACTGTTGAAAATAGTCGTGGTTCTGGCTCTCATTGGCCTTGCCGTGTTTTGGTTTGTCACCCGCCCTTCGCGCGTTGACCCTGATGCGCTCGCCGGGCTGAGCGGTGATGCGGCCAAGGGAGAGCAGGTGTTTTGGGCGGCGGGCTGTGCCGCATGCCATGCCGCGCCCAAAGCCGAAGGCGAGGCGCGTTTGGTTCTGGCTGGCGGGATGGCTTTTGCCTCTCCCTTCGGGACGTTTTTTGCCCCCAATATTTCGCCCGACCCCGAACATGGCATCGGCGGCTGGAGCCTTGAGGCGCTGGTCAACGCTATGAAGCATGGCACCGGGCCAAATGGCGCGCATTACTATCCCGCTTTCCCCTATACCTCGTATGCGCGGGCAGAGTTGGCCGATATTGCCGATCTGCATGCTTTCCTTGCGACGTTGCCTGCTTCGGACGCGGCCAATACCCCGCATGACGTGGGCTTTCCCTTTAACATCCGCCGCTCGCTTGGCGGTTGGAAATTCCTGTTTTCACGCCCTGAATGGGTGATGGATGTGAGCGGAGATGAGCTGGAACGCGGGCGCTACCTTGTCGAGGCATTGGGCCATTGCGGCGAGTGTCATACACCGCGCAACGCCTTAGGCGGGCTGGATTATTCCCGCTGGCTTCAAGGGGCTGCAACCCCCGACGGCAAGGGCAAGGTGCCTGCGCTGACGCCTGATGCGCTGACATGGTCGGCGGTTGATATTGCGGCCTATCTTGGCACCGGGTTCACCCCGGATTTCGACAGCGCGGGCGGGCATATGGCCGATGTCGTGCTGAACCTTGCCAACCTGCCAAAAAGCGACCTTGCGGCGATTGCGGCCTATCTCAAGGCGATGCCAGCGGCGGACGGCTGA
- a CDS encoding ammonium transporter gives MVGADTAWIIVATALVLFMSLPGLALFYGGLVRARNVLSVFMHVYAIACLMSILWLAFGYSIAFGDGGAYWGGLGKMFLGGITADTPKDNLPEVLFFAFQMTFAIITPALIVGAYVERIGFGFVLLFSALWMLLCYAPVTHWIWGGGFLSDGGIFGEVGVKDFAGGIVVHETAGLAALVIAWFLGPRRHRTTPPHSPGLVMIGAGMLWVGWFGFNGGSQLAADGGAAMAITVTHISAAAASLTWALWEKIKYGTASLVGLVTGTIAGLASITPASGFVGPVEALIIGAVAGVMCQEAVNLIRDKIGIDDTLDVFAVHGVGGIFGTVMIAAFGAGSWAAQLGGLAIVGVFTLAVTVVLVKLVALVTPLRVDQETEVNGLDLTVHGERAYDISS, from the coding sequence ATGGTGGGAGCAGATACCGCATGGATCATCGTCGCAACGGCGTTGGTTTTGTTCATGTCGCTGCCGGGGTTGGCGCTGTTTTATGGCGGGCTGGTGCGGGCGCGCAACGTGCTGAGCGTGTTCATGCATGTCTATGCGATTGCGTGTTTGATGAGCATTCTGTGGCTGGCCTTTGGCTATTCCATCGCGTTTGGCGATGGCGGCGCCTATTGGGGTGGACTGGGCAAGATGTTCCTTGGCGGGATCACGGCGGATACGCCCAAAGACAACCTGCCCGAAGTGCTGTTCTTTGCCTTCCAGATGACCTTTGCCATCATCACCCCCGCGCTGATCGTCGGAGCCTATGTCGAGCGGATCGGTTTTGGCTTTGTGCTGTTGTTTTCGGCGCTGTGGATGTTGCTTTGCTATGCGCCCGTGACCCATTGGATCTGGGGCGGCGGGTTCCTGTCGGATGGCGGAATTTTCGGTGAGGTCGGTGTCAAGGATTTCGCTGGTGGCATCGTGGTGCATGAAACCGCCGGGCTGGCCGCGTTGGTGATTGCATGGTTCCTTGGGCCGCGTCGCCACCGAACAACGCCGCCGCATTCGCCCGGCTTGGTGATGATCGGCGCGGGCATGCTCTGGGTCGGGTGGTTCGGCTTTAACGGCGGCTCACAGTTGGCAGCAGATGGCGGCGCAGCGATGGCGATCACCGTCACGCATATTTCCGCGGCTGCAGCCTCGCTCACTTGGGCGCTGTGGGAAAAGATCAAATATGGTACGGCCTCGCTTGTCGGACTTGTTACGGGTACGATTGCGGGGCTTGCCTCGATCACGCCCGCGTCGGGGTTTGTTGGCCCGGTAGAGGCGTTGATCATCGGTGCGGTGGCCGGGGTGATGTGTCAGGAGGCGGTGAACCTTATCCGCGACAAGATCGGCATCGACGACACGCTTGATGTCTTTGCCGTGCATGGTGTGGGCGGAATTTTCGGCACTGTCATGATTGCGGCCTTCGGGGCCGGATCTTGGGCCGCACAGCTCGGCGGGCTGGCGATTGTCGGGGTGTTCACGCTGGCGGTGACGGTTGTGTTGGTCAAGCTGGTGGCGCTGGTGACACCTTTGCGCGTCGATCAGGAAACCGAAGTCAACGGGCTTGATCTTACAGTGCACGGCGAGCGGGCTTATGACATCTCGTCCTGA
- a CDS encoding sel1 repeat family protein, with the protein MTNPIFARLGFVALWLCLTVAVSPAAQADEVDAARLAYLDGHHEEALKILIPAAEAGNANAQNIVAIAYENGNGVTKDVVKAMEWYEKSVAQGFAKAEFNLGTLLREAPDGIAQDYARAAALFEAGIAKDYPHAFWERGRMHAQGEGGAVDLKAAIGLYERGLALGNGQSGNALAELYRMGNGVEKDEVRAREIYTEAAKTGYGVAMGNLGYMYESGIGGEQNDLAAYALYLEAVALGDGNAGVNLADFLINRPGYWSNNARAGAYCLWGLDAISPEQLDRVKPVCEAVNGALSEAEREQAARIRAEW; encoded by the coding sequence ATGACCAACCCTATTTTTGCGAGACTTGGCTTTGTCGCTTTATGGCTTTGCCTCACGGTTGCCGTGAGCCCCGCCGCGCAGGCCGATGAAGTTGATGCGGCGCGTCTGGCCTATCTCGATGGCCACCACGAGGAAGCGCTCAAAATCCTGATTCCTGCGGCCGAGGCCGGCAATGCGAATGCGCAAAACATCGTGGCGATTGCCTATGAAAACGGCAATGGCGTCACCAAAGACGTGGTTAAGGCCATGGAATGGTATGAAAAATCCGTCGCCCAAGGGTTTGCGAAAGCCGAGTTCAACCTAGGGACGCTGCTGCGCGAGGCCCCTGACGGGATCGCGCAGGATTACGCGCGCGCCGCCGCACTTTTCGAAGCGGGGATCGCCAAGGATTACCCGCATGCGTTCTGGGAGCGGGGCCGGATGCATGCCCAAGGTGAGGGCGGCGCGGTCGATCTCAAGGCGGCGATCGGGCTTTATGAGCGCGGGTTGGCGCTTGGCAACGGGCAATCGGGCAATGCGCTGGCCGAGCTTTACCGCATGGGCAACGGCGTCGAAAAGGACGAGGTCCGCGCGCGTGAAATCTATACGGAGGCCGCGAAAACCGGCTATGGCGTCGCCATGGGCAACCTTGGTTATATGTATGAAAGCGGGATCGGCGGCGAACAAAACGACCTTGCGGCCTATGCGCTTTACCTCGAAGCGGTGGCGCTTGGGGATGGCAATGCCGGGGTGAACCTTGCCGATTTCCTGATCAACCGGCCCGGCTATTGGAGCAATAACGCCCGTGCCGGGGCCTATTGCCTCTGGGGCTTGGACGCGATTTCACCCGAACAACTGGATCGCGTGAAACCGGTGTGCGAGGCGGTCAATGGCGCGCTGAGCGAGGCCGAACGCGAACAGGCCGCCCGCATTCGGGCCGAATGGTAA
- the hpt gene encoding hypoxanthine phosphoribosyltransferase has protein sequence MPQRPYVIDTMISAKTIAARIEDLALAIREEFSDTDKLVVVGLLRGSFVFIADLVRELDMPVEVDFLEASSYGNDMESSREVRILKDIRGQIEGRDVLVVEDIVDTGFTLDHVIHLLKSRKPSKLRTIALLDKPSRRETQVKADWIGFEIPDEFVVGYGIDFAQRNRNLPYIGKVRFIDEV, from the coding sequence ATGCCACAGCGCCCTTATGTCATAGACACTATGATCTCGGCCAAGACCATCGCCGCACGAATCGAAGACCTTGCCCTCGCCATCCGCGAGGAGTTTTCAGACACCGACAAGCTGGTCGTTGTCGGGCTGCTGCGCGGCTCGTTCGTGTTTATCGCCGACCTTGTCCGCGAGCTGGACATGCCGGTCGAAGTCGATTTTCTTGAGGCCTCTTCTTATGGCAACGACATGGAATCGAGCCGCGAAGTGCGCATTCTCAAGGACATTCGCGGCCAGATCGAAGGCCGCGATGTGCTGGTGGTTGAAGACATCGTTGATACCGGCTTTACGCTCGATCACGTGATCCATCTGCTCAAAAGCCGCAAACCCAGCAAGCTGCGCACCATCGCGCTTCTGGACAAGCCGAGCCGGCGTGAAACCCAAGTCAAGGCCGACTGGATCGGCTTTGAAATTCCCGATGAATTCGTGGTCGGCTATGGTATTGATTTCGCGCAGAGAAACCGCAACCTGCCCTATATCGGCAAGGTGCGGTTCATCGACGAGGTTTGA
- a CDS encoding MmgE/PrpD family protein, producing the protein MQVSESLAAFALTECRANVETRAVAGLSLVDWLAVGVAGQAEPVAQVVRALAREEGGAAQAALIGGGRAPARMAALVNGTISHALDYDDTHFAHIGHPSVGVIPAALAVAEHVGASGAAFQEAALIGMEASIRFGIWLGRDHYQVGFHQTATAGAVGACVAAGRLMALGRDEMQHALGLVATRASGLKAQFGTMGKPFNAGMAAANGVEAATLARLGMAARLNALDGPQGFGATHHGINDLSALDGLGEEWLFDSISHKFHACCHGLHAVLEAAAEISPIPTEITSISVATHPRWLSVCNQPAPDSGLGAKFSYSTVLAMAFLGHDTARLDSFSDALCADPEVRRLRDKVQVRGDDGLSEMQVRLEVTLSDGQTLEVFHDLDAVLPLDQRRAKIAAKASALLGSHGFERAQALIGEQGAPGDIAAFLQT; encoded by the coding sequence ATGCAGGTATCTGAAAGTTTGGCGGCGTTTGCCCTGACAGAGTGTCGGGCGAATGTGGAGACGCGGGCGGTGGCTGGATTGTCATTGGTTGACTGGCTAGCCGTAGGCGTCGCCGGACAAGCGGAGCCGGTGGCCCAAGTTGTGCGCGCGCTGGCTCGGGAGGAGGGCGGTGCGGCGCAAGCGGCTTTGATCGGGGGCGGGAGGGCTCCGGCGCGGATGGCGGCCTTGGTCAATGGCACGATTTCGCATGCGCTTGATTATGACGACACGCATTTTGCCCATATTGGTCATCCGTCAGTGGGTGTTATCCCTGCTGCTTTGGCGGTGGCCGAGCATGTCGGGGCAAGCGGTGCCGCGTTTCAGGAGGCGGCTTTGATCGGAATGGAAGCGTCGATCCGTTTTGGTATTTGGCTGGGGCGCGATCACTACCAGGTGGGGTTTCATCAGACCGCCACCGCCGGGGCGGTGGGGGCCTGTGTTGCGGCCGGGCGTCTGATGGCGCTAGGCCGCGACGAAATGCAGCACGCGCTTGGGCTGGTGGCGACGCGGGCGTCGGGGCTAAAGGCGCAGTTCGGCACGATGGGCAAGCCGTTCAATGCGGGCATGGCGGCGGCGAACGGGGTTGAGGCCGCGACCCTGGCACGGCTGGGCATGGCCGCGCGCCTTAATGCGTTGGACGGGCCGCAGGGGTTTGGCGCGACGCATCATGGGATCAACGACCTGTCTGCTCTGGACGGGTTGGGCGAGGAGTGGCTTTTTGACAGCATCAGCCACAAATTCCATGCCTGCTGTCACGGCCTTCATGCCGTGCTTGAGGCCGCTGCAGAGATTTCGCCCATCCCCACAGAGATCACCAGCATTTCTGTGGCAACCCATCCACGCTGGCTGAGCGTGTGCAATCAGCCTGCGCCGGACAGCGGGTTAGGCGCGAAATTTTCCTATTCAACCGTGCTGGCGATGGCCTTTCTCGGGCATGACACCGCGCGGCTTGATAGCTTTAGCGATGCGCTTTGCGCCGATCCTGAGGTGCGACGCCTGCGTGACAAGGTTCAGGTGCGCGGCGACGACGGGCTGAGCGAGATGCAGGTACGCCTTGAGGTGACGCTTAGCGACGGTCAAACGCTTGAAGTGTTTCACGATCTTGATGCGGTTCTGCCGCTGGACCAGCGCCGGGCGAAAATTGCGGCCAAGGCGAGTGCGCTGCTGGGGTCGCATGGCTTTGAGCGCGCGCAGGCGCTGATCGGAGAGCAGGGCGCGCCGGGAGACATCGCCGCATTCCTGCAAACGTAA
- a CDS encoding CinA family protein, with amino-acid sequence MSAERLLVAAREAGLRIATAESCTGGMVAAALTDIAGSSDVFERGFVTYSNAAKEEMLGVARDTLDRFGAVSEEVAREMADGALRQSHASLAVSVTGIAGPGGSDFKPEGRVCFGLAREGRVTETETQEFGPRGRDWVRAAARDHALFLLLTAAS; translated from the coding sequence ATGAGCGCCGAACGCCTGCTTGTTGCGGCCCGCGAGGCTGGCCTGCGCATCGCCACCGCAGAAAGCTGCACCGGCGGGATGGTTGCCGCGGCGCTGACCGATATTGCCGGATCATCGGATGTGTTCGAGCGCGGCTTTGTCACCTATTCCAACGCTGCCAAGGAAGAGATGCTTGGCGTGGCGCGCGACACGCTCGACCGGTTCGGCGCGGTCAGCGAAGAGGTCGCCCGCGAGATGGCCGATGGCGCGTTGCGCCAGTCGCACGCAAGCCTCGCCGTGTCTGTGACCGGGATTGCCGGGCCCGGTGGCTCGGACTTCAAACCCGAGGGGCGGGTCTGCTTTGGGCTGGCCCGCGAGGGGCGTGTCACCGAGACCGAAACACAAGAATTCGGCCCGCGTGGCCGTGACTGGGTGCGCGCAGCGGCAAGAGATCACGCACTATTCCTGCTTCTGACTGCCGCATCCTGA
- a CDS encoding cytochrome c — protein MKKTVAALSGLILAGTVASTAISDSHADPAIMKAVEARQAQMTLYAFNLGLLGGMAKGAIDYDAEAATGAASNLAALAMSDQSRMWPKGSDTDALGDATAALPSIWAEGSDVGAKAKAMADAAAAMKEAAGGGLQSLQGAMAAVGGGCGGCHKAYRQSKN, from the coding sequence ATGAAAAAGACCGTTGCTGCCCTTTCGGGCCTTATCCTTGCAGGCACAGTTGCCAGCACCGCAATCAGCGACAGCCACGCCGACCCCGCCATCATGAAAGCGGTCGAAGCGCGCCAAGCACAAATGACGCTTTATGCGTTCAACCTCGGCTTGCTGGGCGGGATGGCCAAGGGCGCGATCGACTATGACGCCGAAGCGGCCACGGGTGCTGCCAGCAACCTTGCTGCGCTGGCGATGAGCGATCAGTCACGGATGTGGCCGAAGGGGTCGGACACCGATGCGTTGGGCGATGCTACGGCGGCGCTCCCTTCGATCTGGGCCGAGGGCAGCGATGTCGGCGCCAAGGCCAAAGCGATGGCCGATGCCGCAGCCGCGATGAAAGAGGCCGCCGGTGGCGGGCTTCAATCGCTCCAAGGGGCCATGGCGGCGGTTGGCGGTGGCTGTGGCGGCTGTCACAAAGCCTATCGTCAGTCCAAAAACTAA
- a CDS encoding type II toxin-antitoxin system RatA family toxin: MPTHSETRILPYTARQMFDLVGDVASYPEFLPWCAAARVRSVTPMASGGQEMLADLVISFKVFRERFGSRVRLFADEHRIETEYLDGPFKYMRSDWAFRDVEGGCEVSFHVDFEFKNIILQKAIGLFFNEAMQRIVRAFEERARVLYG, translated from the coding sequence ATGCCGACACATTCGGAGACCCGGATTTTACCTTATACCGCGCGCCAGATGTTTGATCTGGTTGGCGATGTGGCGTCCTATCCAGAGTTCCTGCCTTGGTGCGCAGCGGCGCGGGTGCGCTCGGTGACACCGATGGCGAGCGGCGGTCAAGAGATGCTGGCCGATCTGGTGATTTCCTTCAAAGTCTTTCGCGAACGCTTTGGCAGCCGGGTGCGGCTGTTTGCGGATGAGCACCGGATCGAGACAGAATATCTGGACGGGCCGTTCAAATACATGCGCTCGGACTGGGCATTCCGGGATGTCGAGGGCGGCTGCGAAGTCAGCTTTCATGTAGATTTCGAGTTCAAGAACATCATTCTGCAAAAGGCGATCGGGTTGTTTTTCAATGAAGCGATGCAGCGGATCGTGCGCGCTTTTGAAGAGCGCGCGCGGGTGCTTTACGGCTAA